One part of the Salmo salar chromosome ssa10, Ssal_v3.1, whole genome shotgun sequence genome encodes these proteins:
- the LOC106561145 gene encoding chromodomain-helicase-DNA-binding protein 2 isoform X4 — translation MKNKNKKQEDEGSTQSNASSNSASEESNHSGSESGSQSESEQGRERRRSHHSGESNSSSESGSQSGSQSESQQASAEVNDKPPVKKKDNLADVKKMWEEHPDVYGVRRSNRSRQEPARLNIGAGGSSDSEGESPKRKTTRQKKKENTWKSDDEEEEEEQEEEDASSADSEQEEKVRSRRLPARRPQTKSSTVKKQQPPKGRKTRKQESSVEEDDDDDDDEDTPKRQTRRRVAAKVSYKEDQNDFETDSDDLIEMEGAEVEPEDDSETIEKIMDIRTGKKGACGASTTQYAVEENGDPGADFDPEKDEGETHYLIKWKGWSYIHNTWESIDSLTQQKVKGLKKLENFKKKNDELNAWLNKASPEDSEYYNCQQELTTDLNKQFQILERVIATKTGKTQGPSDFPSHSHKNASSSNEPEYLCKWMGLPYSECSWEDGALLGKKFQHCIDCFTNRNSSKTVPSKDCKVLKQRPRFVALKNQPLYIGDENLQLRDYQLDGLNWLAHSWCRCNSVILADEMGLGKTIQTISFLSYLFHQHQLYGPSLVVVPLSTLTSWQREFDTWAPDMNVVVYLGDVMSRKSIRDYEWVCHQTKRIKFNALITTYEILLKDKAVLGNINWAFLGVDEAHRLKNDDSLLYKTLIEFRSNHRLLITGTPLQNSLKELWSLLHFLMPDKFENWEDFESDHGKGTDNGYQSLHKVLEPFLLRRVKKDVEKSLPAKVEQILRVDMSAVQKQYYKWILTRNFRALQKGTRGSSSGFLNIVMELKKCTNHGFLIRQPEEECDTQQEHLQALVRGSGKLVLLDKLLTRLRERGNRVLIFSQMVRMLDILAEYLALKRYPFQRLDGSIKGEIRKQALDHFNAEGSEDFCFLLSTRAGGLGINLASADTVVIFDSDWNPQNDLQAQARAHRIGQKKQVNIYRLVTKGSVEEDIIERAKKKMVLDHLVIQRMDTTGRTVLDNNSGNSNSNPFNKDELTAILKFGAEDLFKEAEGEETEPTEMDIDEILRLAETRESDHGSSATDELLSQFKVANFSNMEESAPDLVERTVPDWDDIIPEDQRRKLEEEQKQKEMEDIYMLPRSRSSNKRAQANDSDSDIGSKLKHRSSGSESETDDSGDDKKPKRRGRPRARKNNVEGFTDAEIRRFIKAYKKFAAPLERLECIARDSELVEKSQADLKRLGELIHNSCVTAVQEHEEHLRENPSEAKGPGKRRGINIKISGVQVNAKSIIQHEEEFEPLHKVVPANPAERNKFQLTCRVKVPHFDVDWDLQDDTQLLLGVYEHGYGNWDLMKTDPDLKLADKILPDDPDKKPQGKQLQGRVDYLLKTLKKEVDSKDVTKDEAKVKQRKPRVKKENKAPKDEQGNDISSPRLSDNPSEEGEVRDDGTEKTPSKKRQKKKDNKENKEKQGTPKKEVEKDKKRPKTKKEKAKGAKGKKPQGPVHITAGSDPVPIGEDDDELDQETFSICKERMRPVKKALKQLDKPDEGLSVQEQLQHTRTCLLKIGDRITECLKAYSDPEHVKTWRRNLWIFVSKFTEFGARKLHKLYKMAQKKRSQEEDKEHRKKGDDLSGKKKSFRAEASSSSRDSTGTQPSSKSHPGMPRPSPTSPQGHHREGYNKSNNRHFGNDDRGDWQRDRKYNYPGNSNQSWQGERHHPYDAHRYKDHHYGDRRPREDSYRSSCSSYRSGGSNSPRKRPYDQYDNDQDHRDRRAYYDRHPDAKRRRGDDFRPPQDFRSGGGHPQDFRGRMLEQRGPTGQEHFTRPYPDNKPPPLLDPRSPQAQKSPQDSRSPNAEHKAAGADLNWNNRKT, via the exons ATGAAGAATAAGAATAAAAAGCAAGAAGATGAAGGTTCGACTCAAAGCAACGCATCAAG CAATTCGGCCTCTGAAGAATCAAACCACTCTGGGTCGGAGTCTGGGAGTCAGTCAGAGAGTGAacagggcagggagaggagaagatCGCACCACTCTGGAGAGTCCAACAGTTCCTCTGAATCTGGGAGCCAGTCTGGGTCTCAGAGTGAATCCCAGCAAGCCTCAGCAGAGGTCAACGACAAACCACCAGTTAAAAAGAAAGACAATCTGGCAGATGTAAAGAAG ATGTGGGAAGAGCATCCAGATGTCTATGGGGTCAGGCGATCAAATCGCAGTAGGCAAGAACCTGCTCGTCTCAATATTGGAGCTGGG GGTAGCAGTGACTCAGAAGGTGAAAGTCCTAAAAGAAAAACAACACGTCAAAAGAAGAAAGA AAATACCTGGAAGAGTgacgacgaggaggaggaggaggagcaggaggaggaggatgccAGCAGTGCAGACAGTGAGCAGGAAGAGAAAGTTAGATCCAGAAGACTTCCTGCTAGAAG ACCACAGACCAAATCATCTACAGTCAAAAAACAGCAGCCTCCAAAGGGAAGGAAAACCAGGAAACAAGAGTCATCTGTggaggaagatgatgatgatgacgatgatgaagaTACCCCAAAGAGACAAACCCGGCGAAGGGTAGCGGCCAAAGTCAG TTACAAGGAGGATCAGAATGACTTTGAGACAGATTCTGATGACctgatagagatggagggagctgAGGTGGAGCCGGAAGATGACAGTGAGACCATTGAGAAGATCATGGACATCAGAACAGGCAAAAAAGGAG CCTGTGGGGCTTCCACTACCCAGTATGCTGTggaggaaaacggggaccccGGAGCAGACTTTGACCCTGAGAAGGATGAAGGAGAGACCCATTACCTGATCAAGTGGAAAGGCTGGTCCTATATCCACAACACCTGGGAGAGCATCGACTCCCTCACTCAACAGAAGGTCAAGGGACTGAAGAAACTAGAGAACTTCAAGAAGAAAAATGATGAGCTCAATGCTTG GTTGAACAAAGCATCCCCTGAGGATTCAGAATACTACAACTGCCAACAAGAGCTAACCACTGACTTAAATAAGCAGTTCCAAATTTTGGAAAGAGTCATTG cGACTAAAACAGGGAAGACACAGGGACCCTCTGATTTCCCTT CTCACAGCCACAAGAATGCGTCATCGTCCAATGAGCCGGAGTACCTGTGTAAGTGGATGGGCCTGCCCTATTCAGAGTGCAGCTGGGAGGATGGAGCTCTGCTGGGGAAGAAGTTCCAGCACTGTATAGACTGCTTCACCAACAGGAACTCCAGCAAAACAGTCCCCTCCAAAGACTGCAAA GTGCTGAAACAGAGGCCCAGATTTGTTGCACTGAAGAACCAGCCATTGTACATTGGGGATGAGAACCTGCAGCTGAGAGATTACCAACTAGATGGACTGAACTGGCTGGCTCACTCCTGGTGCAG GTGCAATAGTGTGATCCTGGCTGATGAGATGGGTCTGGGGAAAACCATCCAGACCATCTCATTCCTTTCCTACCTGTTCCACCAGCACCAGCTGTATGGGCCCTCTCTGGTAGTGGTGCCCCTGTCCACCCTCACCTCCTGGCAGAGAGAGTTTGACACCTGGGCCCCCGACATGAACGTGGTGGTCTACCTGGGAGATGTGATGAGCAGGAAATCG ATCCGTGACTATGAGTGGGTATGCCATCAGACGAAGAGAATAAAGTTCAATGCACTTATAACCACGTATGAAATTCTACTGAAAGACAAG GCAGTGTTGGGGAACATAAACTGGGCCTTCCTGGGTGTGGACGAAGCTCACAGGCTGAAGAATGACGACTCCCTGTTGTACAAAACCCTGATCGAGTTCCGGTCCAACCACAGACTTCTAATCACAGGGACCCCACTGCAGAACTCTCTCAAAGAGCTGTGGTCCCTTCTGCACTTCCTCATGCCTGACAA GTTTGAGAATTGGGAAGATTTTGAAAGCGACCATGGTAAAGGGACTGACAATGGCTACCAGAGCCTCCACAAAGTCCTTGAGCCCTTCCTCCTGAGGCGTGTCAAGAAGGATGTGGAGAAATCCCTGCCTGCCAAGGTAGAACAGATCCTCCGTGTGGACATGTCCGCCGTGCAGAAGCAGTACTACAA GTGGATTCTGACCAGGAACTTCAGAGCCTTGCAGAAAGGCACCCGAGGCAGCTCCTCTGGTTTCCTCAACATCGTTATGGAGCTGAAGAAGTGCACTAACCATGGTTTCCTCATCAGGCAGCCCGAGGAGGAGTGTGACACTCAACAGGAGCACCTGCAG GCGTTGGTGAGGGGCAGTGGAAAGCTGGTGCTACTGGACAAGCTGCTGACCAGACTTCGGGAGAGGGGCAACCGAGTCCTCATCTTCTCCCAGATGGTGCGGATGTTGGACATCCTGGCTGAGTATCTGGCCCTGAAGCGTTACCCATTCCAG CGCCTGGACGGTTCCATAAAGGGAGAAATACGAAAACAGGCACTTGACCACTTTAATGCTGAAGGCTCTGAG GACTTCTGTTTCCTGCTGTCCACCAGGGCTGGAGGGCTGGGGATCAACCTGGCATCTGCAGACACTGTGGTCATCTTTGACTCTGACTGGAATCCTCAGAACGACCTGCAGGCTCAGGCTAGGGCTCATAGGATTGGCCAGAAAAAACAG GTGAATATCTATCGCTTGGTCACAAAGGGATCTGTGGAGGAAGACATTATTGAGCGAGCCAAGAAGAAGATGGTTTTGGACCATCTTGTCATTCAGAGAATGGACACCACTGGTCGAACTGTACTGGATAACAACTCTGGAAATTCTAA TTCCAACCCATTCAACAAAGATGAGTTGACTGCCATCCTGAAGTTTGGAGCTGAAGATCTGTTCAAAGaggcagaaggagaggagactgaACCTACg GAGATGGATATTGATGAGATCTTGCGGTTGGCTGAAACCAGAGAAAGCGACCACGGATCAAGTGCCACAGATGAGCTTCTCTCTCAGTTCAAG GTGGCCAACTTCTCCAACATGGAGGAGAGTGCTCCAGACCTGGTGGAGCGGACGGTGCCTGACTGGGACGACATCATCCCTGAGGACCAGAGGCGGAAGCTGGAGGAGGAGCAGAAGCAGAAGGAGATGGAGGACATCTACATGCTGCCCAGGAGCAGGAGCTCCAACAAGAGG GCCCAGGCCAACGACAGTGACAGTGACATTGGCTCCAAGCTGAAGCACCGATCCTCAGGTTCTGAGAGCGAGACGGACGACAGCGGCGATGACAAGAAGCCAAAGAGAAGAGGCAGGCCCAGAGCCCGCAAGAACAACGTGGAGGGTTTTACTGATGCAGAGATCCGCAG GTTCATCAAGGCTTACAAGAAATTTGCAGCTCCGCTTGAAAGGCTGGAGTGCATTGCCCGGGACTCTGAGCTGGTGGAAAAATCCCAGGCAGACCTGAAGAGACTGGGAGAGCTGATCCACAACAGCTGTGTGACGGCTGTCCAAGAGCACGAAGAGCACCTCAGAGAGAACCCCAGTGAAG CCAAAGGTCCTGGGAAGCGCAGAGGTATAAACATCAAGATCTCAGGAGTGCAGGTCAATGCCAAGTCCATCATTCAGCATGAGGAGGAGTTTGAGCCACTGCACAAAGTTGTGCCAGCTAATCCTGCTGAGAGAAACAA GTTCCAACTGACCTGCAGAGTGAAGGTGCCTCACTTTGACGTGGACTGGGATCTGCAGGATGACACTCAACTGTTGCTGGGGGTCTATGAGCATGGCTACGGCAACTGGGATTTGATGAAGACCGATCCGGATCTCAAACTTGCAGACAAG ATTCTCCCCGATGACCCAGACAAGAAACCCCAAGGGAAGCAGTTGCAGGGCAGAGTGGACTATCTTCTGAAGACGTTGAAGAAAGAAGTGGACAGTAAAGATGTCACTAAGGACGAG GCCAAAGTGAAGCAGAGGAAGCCTCGGGTGAAGAAAGAGAACAAGGCCCCTAAAGATGAGCAGGGAAATGACATTTCCTCCCCTCGCCTGTCAGACAACCCCTCCGAGGAAGGGGAGGTGAGG gatgaTGGGACAGAAAAAACTCCCTCAAAGAagagacagaagaaaaaggataacaAAGAGAACAAAGAAAAACAGGGAACTCCTAAAAAAGAGGTGGAAAAAGACAAAAAACGTCCCAAGACAAAAAAAGAAAAG GCTAAAGGAGCCAAAGGGAAGAAGCCCCAGGGGCCGGTCCACATTACTGCTGGGAGTGACCCTGTTCCCATCGGCGAGGATGACGACGAGCTGGACCAGGAAACCTTCAGCATT TGTAAGGAGCGTATGAGGCCGGTGAAGAAGGCCCTGAAACAGCTGGATAAGCCTGACGAGGGCCTATCTGTTCAGGAGCAGCTCCAACACACGCGCACCTGCCTGCTGAAGATAGGAGACCGCATCACTGAGTGCCTTAAAGCCTACAGCGACCCAGAGCATGTCAAAACATGGCGTCG GAATCTCTGGATTTTTGTGTCCAAGTTCACAGAGTTCGGAGCGAGGAAGCTTCACAAGCTGTACAAGATGGCTCAGAAGAAGCGGTCTCAGGAGGAGGAC AAGGAGCATAGAAAAAAGGGGGATGACCTGTCGGGCAAGAAGAAGTCTTTCAGAGCAGAGGCGTCTAGTTCCAGTCGAgactccaccggcacccagccaTCGTCTAAGTCTCATCCAGGCATGCCTCGCCCCTCTCCCACATCCCCCCAAGGTCACCACAGAGAAGGCTATAACAAATCCAACAACAGACACTTTGGAAATGATG ATCGAGGAGATTGGCAGAGAGATCGTAAATACAACTACCCTGGAAATAGCAACCAATCCTGGCAAGGCGAGCGACATCATCCATATGACGCCCATCGGTATAAGGACCATCACTATGGCGACCGTCGTCCACGTGAAGACTCCTAccgtagtagctgtagtagttaCCGTAGTGGCGGCAGCAACTCCCCGCGGAAGAGGCCATATGACCAGTATGACAACGACCAGGATCACAGGGACCGCCGGGCCTATTACGACAG ACATCCAGACGCGAAGCGGAGACGCGGCGATGACTTCCGTCCTCCCCAAGACTTCAGGAGTGGGGGAGGCCATCCCCAGGACTTCAGGGGGAGGATGCTGGAGCAAAGGGGGCCAACAGGGCAAGAACACTTCACCAGGCCCTATCCAGACAACAAACCCCCTCCCCTGCTGGACCCACGCTCCCCACAGGCTCAGAAGTCCCCCCAGGACTCGCGCTCGCCAAACGCAGAGCATAAAGCAGCTGGGGCtgatttaaactggaacaacagGAAGACATGA
- the LOC106561145 gene encoding chromodomain-helicase-DNA-binding protein 2 isoform X1, whose protein sequence is MKNKNKKQEDEGSTQSNASSNSASEESNHSGSESGSQSESEQGRERRRSHHSGESNSSSESGSQSGSQSESQQASAEVNDKPPVKKKDNLADVKKMWEEHPDVYGVRRSNRSRQEPARLNIGAGGSSDSEGESPKRKTTRQKKKENTWKSDDEEEEEEQEEEDASSADSEQEEKVRSRRLPARRPQTKSSTVKKQQPPKGRKTRKQESSVEEDDDDDDDEDTPKRQTRRRVAAKVSYKEDQNDFETDSDDLIEMEGAEVEPEDDSETIEKIMDIRTGKKGACGASTTQYAVEENGDPGADFDPEKDEGETHYLIKWKGWSYIHNTWESIDSLTQQKVKGLKKLENFKKKNDELNAWLNKASPEDSEYYNCQQELTTDLNKQFQILERVIATKTGKTQGPSDFPSHSHKNASSSNEPEYLCKWMGLPYSECSWEDGALLGKKFQHCIDCFTNRNSSKTVPSKDCKVLKQRPRFVALKNQPLYIGDENLQLRDYQLDGLNWLAHSWCRCNSVILADEMGLGKTIQTISFLSYLFHQHQLYGPSLVVVPLSTLTSWQREFDTWAPDMNVVVYLGDVMSRKSIRDYEWVCHQTKRIKFNALITTYEILLKDKAVLGNINWAFLGVDEAHRLKNDDSLLYKTLIEFRSNHRLLITGTPLQNSLKELWSLLHFLMPDKFENWEDFESDHGKGTDNGYQSLHKVLEPFLLRRVKKDVEKSLPAKVEQILRVDMSAVQKQYYKWILTRNFRALQKGTRGSSSGFLNIVMELKKCTNHGFLIRQPEEECDTQQEHLQALVRGSGKLVLLDKLLTRLRERGNRVLIFSQMVRMLDILAEYLALKRYPFQRLDGSIKGEIRKQALDHFNAEGSEDFCFLLSTRAGGLGINLASADTVVIFDSDWNPQNDLQAQARAHRIGQKKQVNIYRLVTKGSVEEDIIERAKKKMVLDHLVIQRMDTTGRTVLDNNSGNSNSNPFNKDELTAILKFGAEDLFKEAEGEETEPTEMDIDEILRLAETRESDHGSSATDELLSQFKVANFSNMEESAPDLVERTVPDWDDIIPEDQRRKLEEEQKQKEMEDIYMLPRSRSSNKRAQANDSDSDIGSKLKHRSSGSESETDDSGDDKKPKRRGRPRARKNNVEGFTDAEIRRYSMFIKAYKKFAAPLERLECIARDSELVEKSQADLKRLGELIHNSCVTAVQEHEEHLRENPSEAKGPGKRRGINIKISGVQVNAKSIIQHEEEFEPLHKVVPANPAERNKFQLTCRVKVPHFDVDWDLQDDTQLLLGVYEHGYGNWDLMKTDPDLKLADKILPDDPDKKPQGKQLQGRVDYLLKTLKKEVDSKDVTKDEAKVKQRKPRVKKENKAPKDEQGNDISSPRLSDNPSEEGEVRDDGTEKTPSKKRQKKKDNKENKEKQGTPKKEVEKDKKRPKTKKEKAKGAKGKKPQGPVHITAGSDPVPIGEDDDELDQETFSICKERMRPVKKALKQLDKPDEGLSVQEQLQHTRTCLLKIGDRITECLKAYSDPEHVKTWRRNLWIFVSKFTEFGARKLHKLYKMAQKKRSQEEDKEHRKKGDDLSGKKKSFRAEASSSSRDSTGTQPSSKSHPGMPRPSPTSPQGHHREGYNKSNNRHFGNDDRGDWQRDRKYNYPGNSNQSWQGERHHPYDAHRYKDHHYGDRRPREDSYRSSCSSYRSGGSNSPRKRPYDQYDNDQDHRDRRAYYDRHHPSHFRHPDAKRRRGDDFRPPQDFRSGGGHPQDFRGRMLEQRGPTGQEHFTRPYPDNKPPPLLDPRSPQAQKSPQDSRSPNAEHKAAGADLNWNNRKT, encoded by the exons ATGAAGAATAAGAATAAAAAGCAAGAAGATGAAGGTTCGACTCAAAGCAACGCATCAAG CAATTCGGCCTCTGAAGAATCAAACCACTCTGGGTCGGAGTCTGGGAGTCAGTCAGAGAGTGAacagggcagggagaggagaagatCGCACCACTCTGGAGAGTCCAACAGTTCCTCTGAATCTGGGAGCCAGTCTGGGTCTCAGAGTGAATCCCAGCAAGCCTCAGCAGAGGTCAACGACAAACCACCAGTTAAAAAGAAAGACAATCTGGCAGATGTAAAGAAG ATGTGGGAAGAGCATCCAGATGTCTATGGGGTCAGGCGATCAAATCGCAGTAGGCAAGAACCTGCTCGTCTCAATATTGGAGCTGGG GGTAGCAGTGACTCAGAAGGTGAAAGTCCTAAAAGAAAAACAACACGTCAAAAGAAGAAAGA AAATACCTGGAAGAGTgacgacgaggaggaggaggaggagcaggaggaggaggatgccAGCAGTGCAGACAGTGAGCAGGAAGAGAAAGTTAGATCCAGAAGACTTCCTGCTAGAAG ACCACAGACCAAATCATCTACAGTCAAAAAACAGCAGCCTCCAAAGGGAAGGAAAACCAGGAAACAAGAGTCATCTGTggaggaagatgatgatgatgacgatgatgaagaTACCCCAAAGAGACAAACCCGGCGAAGGGTAGCGGCCAAAGTCAG TTACAAGGAGGATCAGAATGACTTTGAGACAGATTCTGATGACctgatagagatggagggagctgAGGTGGAGCCGGAAGATGACAGTGAGACCATTGAGAAGATCATGGACATCAGAACAGGCAAAAAAGGAG CCTGTGGGGCTTCCACTACCCAGTATGCTGTggaggaaaacggggaccccGGAGCAGACTTTGACCCTGAGAAGGATGAAGGAGAGACCCATTACCTGATCAAGTGGAAAGGCTGGTCCTATATCCACAACACCTGGGAGAGCATCGACTCCCTCACTCAACAGAAGGTCAAGGGACTGAAGAAACTAGAGAACTTCAAGAAGAAAAATGATGAGCTCAATGCTTG GTTGAACAAAGCATCCCCTGAGGATTCAGAATACTACAACTGCCAACAAGAGCTAACCACTGACTTAAATAAGCAGTTCCAAATTTTGGAAAGAGTCATTG cGACTAAAACAGGGAAGACACAGGGACCCTCTGATTTCCCTT CTCACAGCCACAAGAATGCGTCATCGTCCAATGAGCCGGAGTACCTGTGTAAGTGGATGGGCCTGCCCTATTCAGAGTGCAGCTGGGAGGATGGAGCTCTGCTGGGGAAGAAGTTCCAGCACTGTATAGACTGCTTCACCAACAGGAACTCCAGCAAAACAGTCCCCTCCAAAGACTGCAAA GTGCTGAAACAGAGGCCCAGATTTGTTGCACTGAAGAACCAGCCATTGTACATTGGGGATGAGAACCTGCAGCTGAGAGATTACCAACTAGATGGACTGAACTGGCTGGCTCACTCCTGGTGCAG GTGCAATAGTGTGATCCTGGCTGATGAGATGGGTCTGGGGAAAACCATCCAGACCATCTCATTCCTTTCCTACCTGTTCCACCAGCACCAGCTGTATGGGCCCTCTCTGGTAGTGGTGCCCCTGTCCACCCTCACCTCCTGGCAGAGAGAGTTTGACACCTGGGCCCCCGACATGAACGTGGTGGTCTACCTGGGAGATGTGATGAGCAGGAAATCG ATCCGTGACTATGAGTGGGTATGCCATCAGACGAAGAGAATAAAGTTCAATGCACTTATAACCACGTATGAAATTCTACTGAAAGACAAG GCAGTGTTGGGGAACATAAACTGGGCCTTCCTGGGTGTGGACGAAGCTCACAGGCTGAAGAATGACGACTCCCTGTTGTACAAAACCCTGATCGAGTTCCGGTCCAACCACAGACTTCTAATCACAGGGACCCCACTGCAGAACTCTCTCAAAGAGCTGTGGTCCCTTCTGCACTTCCTCATGCCTGACAA GTTTGAGAATTGGGAAGATTTTGAAAGCGACCATGGTAAAGGGACTGACAATGGCTACCAGAGCCTCCACAAAGTCCTTGAGCCCTTCCTCCTGAGGCGTGTCAAGAAGGATGTGGAGAAATCCCTGCCTGCCAAGGTAGAACAGATCCTCCGTGTGGACATGTCCGCCGTGCAGAAGCAGTACTACAA GTGGATTCTGACCAGGAACTTCAGAGCCTTGCAGAAAGGCACCCGAGGCAGCTCCTCTGGTTTCCTCAACATCGTTATGGAGCTGAAGAAGTGCACTAACCATGGTTTCCTCATCAGGCAGCCCGAGGAGGAGTGTGACACTCAACAGGAGCACCTGCAG GCGTTGGTGAGGGGCAGTGGAAAGCTGGTGCTACTGGACAAGCTGCTGACCAGACTTCGGGAGAGGGGCAACCGAGTCCTCATCTTCTCCCAGATGGTGCGGATGTTGGACATCCTGGCTGAGTATCTGGCCCTGAAGCGTTACCCATTCCAG CGCCTGGACGGTTCCATAAAGGGAGAAATACGAAAACAGGCACTTGACCACTTTAATGCTGAAGGCTCTGAG GACTTCTGTTTCCTGCTGTCCACCAGGGCTGGAGGGCTGGGGATCAACCTGGCATCTGCAGACACTGTGGTCATCTTTGACTCTGACTGGAATCCTCAGAACGACCTGCAGGCTCAGGCTAGGGCTCATAGGATTGGCCAGAAAAAACAG GTGAATATCTATCGCTTGGTCACAAAGGGATCTGTGGAGGAAGACATTATTGAGCGAGCCAAGAAGAAGATGGTTTTGGACCATCTTGTCATTCAGAGAATGGACACCACTGGTCGAACTGTACTGGATAACAACTCTGGAAATTCTAA TTCCAACCCATTCAACAAAGATGAGTTGACTGCCATCCTGAAGTTTGGAGCTGAAGATCTGTTCAAAGaggcagaaggagaggagactgaACCTACg GAGATGGATATTGATGAGATCTTGCGGTTGGCTGAAACCAGAGAAAGCGACCACGGATCAAGTGCCACAGATGAGCTTCTCTCTCAGTTCAAG GTGGCCAACTTCTCCAACATGGAGGAGAGTGCTCCAGACCTGGTGGAGCGGACGGTGCCTGACTGGGACGACATCATCCCTGAGGACCAGAGGCGGAAGCTGGAGGAGGAGCAGAAGCAGAAGGAGATGGAGGACATCTACATGCTGCCCAGGAGCAGGAGCTCCAACAAGAGG GCCCAGGCCAACGACAGTGACAGTGACATTGGCTCCAAGCTGAAGCACCGATCCTCAGGTTCTGAGAGCGAGACGGACGACAGCGGCGATGACAAGAAGCCAAAGAGAAGAGGCAGGCCCAGAGCCCGCAAGAACAACGTGGAGGGTTTTACTGATGCAGAGATCCGCAGGTACAGTAT GTTCATCAAGGCTTACAAGAAATTTGCAGCTCCGCTTGAAAGGCTGGAGTGCATTGCCCGGGACTCTGAGCTGGTGGAAAAATCCCAGGCAGACCTGAAGAGACTGGGAGAGCTGATCCACAACAGCTGTGTGACGGCTGTCCAAGAGCACGAAGAGCACCTCAGAGAGAACCCCAGTGAAG CCAAAGGTCCTGGGAAGCGCAGAGGTATAAACATCAAGATCTCAGGAGTGCAGGTCAATGCCAAGTCCATCATTCAGCATGAGGAGGAGTTTGAGCCACTGCACAAAGTTGTGCCAGCTAATCCTGCTGAGAGAAACAA GTTCCAACTGACCTGCAGAGTGAAGGTGCCTCACTTTGACGTGGACTGGGATCTGCAGGATGACACTCAACTGTTGCTGGGGGTCTATGAGCATGGCTACGGCAACTGGGATTTGATGAAGACCGATCCGGATCTCAAACTTGCAGACAAG ATTCTCCCCGATGACCCAGACAAGAAACCCCAAGGGAAGCAGTTGCAGGGCAGAGTGGACTATCTTCTGAAGACGTTGAAGAAAGAAGTGGACAGTAAAGATGTCACTAAGGACGAG GCCAAAGTGAAGCAGAGGAAGCCTCGGGTGAAGAAAGAGAACAAGGCCCCTAAAGATGAGCAGGGAAATGACATTTCCTCCCCTCGCCTGTCAGACAACCCCTCCGAGGAAGGGGAGGTGAGG gatgaTGGGACAGAAAAAACTCCCTCAAAGAagagacagaagaaaaaggataacaAAGAGAACAAAGAAAAACAGGGAACTCCTAAAAAAGAGGTGGAAAAAGACAAAAAACGTCCCAAGACAAAAAAAGAAAAG GCTAAAGGAGCCAAAGGGAAGAAGCCCCAGGGGCCGGTCCACATTACTGCTGGGAGTGACCCTGTTCCCATCGGCGAGGATGACGACGAGCTGGACCAGGAAACCTTCAGCATT TGTAAGGAGCGTATGAGGCCGGTGAAGAAGGCCCTGAAACAGCTGGATAAGCCTGACGAGGGCCTATCTGTTCAGGAGCAGCTCCAACACACGCGCACCTGCCTGCTGAAGATAGGAGACCGCATCACTGAGTGCCTTAAAGCCTACAGCGACCCAGAGCATGTCAAAACATGGCGTCG GAATCTCTGGATTTTTGTGTCCAAGTTCACAGAGTTCGGAGCGAGGAAGCTTCACAAGCTGTACAAGATGGCTCAGAAGAAGCGGTCTCAGGAGGAGGAC AAGGAGCATAGAAAAAAGGGGGATGACCTGTCGGGCAAGAAGAAGTCTTTCAGAGCAGAGGCGTCTAGTTCCAGTCGAgactccaccggcacccagccaTCGTCTAAGTCTCATCCAGGCATGCCTCGCCCCTCTCCCACATCCCCCCAAGGTCACCACAGAGAAGGCTATAACAAATCCAACAACAGACACTTTGGAAATGATG ATCGAGGAGATTGGCAGAGAGATCGTAAATACAACTACCCTGGAAATAGCAACCAATCCTGGCAAGGCGAGCGACATCATCCATATGACGCCCATCGGTATAAGGACCATCACTATGGCGACCGTCGTCCACGTGAAGACTCCTAccgtagtagctgtagtagttaCCGTAGTGGCGGCAGCAACTCCCCGCGGAAGAGGCCATATGACCAGTATGACAACGACCAGGATCACAGGGACCGCCGGGCCTATTACGACAG ACATCATCCCTCTCACTTCAGACATCCAGACGCGAAGCGGAGACGCGGCGATGACTTCCGTCCTCCCCAAGACTTCAGGAGTGGGGGAGGCCATCCCCAGGACTTCAGGGGGAGGATGCTGGAGCAAAGGGGGCCAACAGGGCAAGAACACTTCACCAGGCCCTATCCAGACAACAAACCCCCTCCCCTGCTGGACCCACGCTCCCCACAGGCTCAGAAGTCCCCCCAGGACTCGCGCTCGCCAAACGCAGAGCATAAAGCAGCTGGGGCtgatttaaactggaacaacagGAAGACATGA